In Achromobacter pestifer, the DNA window TGGGCCAGGGGTTCGACCCCCTGGGTGTCGACGGACTGGAGCCGTTCGATCAGGTGAAGGATGCCGTTGAGTTCGGCCTGCGCGAGGGTGCGCTGGTCGGGGGTCAGTTCGATTCTGGCCAGCCGGGCAATGCGGGCCACATCTGTGTCATTGAGCGCCATGGGGGATTGCAAATCGATAAGCGAAGGCCGAAGGGCGGGACGGGGCAGTATGCATATGCCAAACCCGTTACAAAGCTTGAATAGCCTGCATTTATGCGCTATTTCCGGGGAAATTATAAGTTATGATTCACGGTTTAATCGCCGTGATGACAGGCGGACCCGTTGTTTTACGGGCCCTACGCCCCGCGGCATGTACCTCATTCCCCCCAGAATTTAGCTGAGCTCCCATGTTCGGATTCCTGCGCAGTTATTTTTCCAGTGATATGGCGATCGATCTCGGTACCGCCAATACACTGATCTACGTCCGCGGCAAGGGCATCGTGCTCGATGAACCCTCCGTGGTCGCAATCCGTCATGAAGGCGGGCCTCACGGCAAGAAGATCATCCAGGCCGTCGGCCGCGAAGCCAAGCAGATGCTTGGCCGAGTTCCCGGCAATATAGAGGCCATCCGGCCCATGAAGGACGGCGTCATCGCCGACTTCACGGTCACCGAGCAGATGCTAAAGCAGTTTATCCGCATGGTGCACCCCCGCAACATGCTGGCGCCCAGTCCGCGCATCATCGTCTGCGTGCCCTGCGGCTCCACCCAGGTCGAACGCCGCGCCATCCGTGAATCGGCCTTGGGCGCGGGCGCGTCCCATGTCTTCCTGAT includes these proteins:
- the gatC gene encoding Asp-tRNA(Asn)/Glu-tRNA(Gln) amidotransferase subunit GatC — protein: MALNDTDVARIARLARIELTPDQRTLAQAELNGILHLIERLQSVDTQGVEPLAHPLSAHEDIVLRLRQDAVTEPSSEARRQELLANAPDAQEGLFLVPKVLD